Proteins encoded within one genomic window of Prosthecobacter fusiformis:
- a CDS encoding type I polyketide synthase produces the protein MHKEGIAIIGIGCRFPGGINDVEAFWKLLAEGRDAVCEIPPDRWNIERYYDAEPGLAGKSIAKRGGFLDSIDQYDPQFFGISPREAPYVDPQQRLVLETAWEAIEDAGIVLDLENGTDIGVFVGVSHTDYQVIQGTPFDSVGIGAHSSTGSAHSIAANRISYSLNLTGPSMSMDTACSSALTAVHAACEHIWTGRGTTALAGGVTVMITPGGFIGFSQASMLSPDGMCKAFDADANGFVRAEGAGMVMLKKLSQAIADGDPIQGVILGTSTNQDGHTNGISLPSPEAQARLVKDACKDAGISPSEIGYIEAHGTGTAVGDPIEATALSEALCADREEDAPLAMGSVKTNLGHMETAAGVAGLVKALLVLKHGQIPPSLHFKTPNPHIDFQALKLRIPTTMEDFPETYAVRMAGVNSFGFGGANSHVIVAEAPAKPHVKMPASAFERPWPLVISARSEEALKATAFRLSTWIEDHEKSNGTSPVLPDLAYTLGARRNHHQHRLTMVARTSHEAIATLNAFGVGQEVPNVRSGFSPRREKAARVGFVMSGQGPQWWGMGRELMKNEPVFSKSMEACAEALKPWAKFSLLEELARDEKDSKMSMTEIAQPAIFAMQVSLSELWKSWGVQPAAIVGHSVGEIAAACVAGVLSLEEGAKVIALRARFMNGCARGAGTMLAVGLDEDAALAAIAKHDRVVSIAAFNGPRSLTLSGPKTSLEAIQSQLEAEGVFARFVRVDHPFHHAYMQPAADELVAALADLKPRDETVPFFSTVTGAKITGSECDAGHWGRGIRQAVMFAPAVNALADFGVDVWLEITAHPALSLSIQECLGARGMKAPVVASARRDREHEAMLEAALELHRACVDLDFKGMTPSRHQLSLPTYAWDKARWWNESPDWREGRLGSGGKGLLDVRLPRATPTWIARLDNRHMAFLKDHKVESHVIFPAAGFVELILEAGTQYFEGRPFAVEDFEIRKPLILTENPSGVVLEVTYDPNERTFTIQSKFDQGAAWSVHVVGSMRGERTESNFNTSTWEGSTAGLTSLDVTDFYQHMSDLGLRYGDEFRAVRELWAAGGKAAGKVALSENISHRAGEYCLHPVLLDGALHTFSAGSKTVEDRKAKMKLPVRFGRILYLRSPGAVTHVQAKVVQFNDEFIEGNIGLYDASGKPCVLVDGFRAVSMAAARRAGTSGTRDLLYHVDWERTETAAVPSPLAPIPLAELKQAAQKTLEEVISVRGKTKLEATMAAEDDLAAAQIARGLSQMASGLTAKDVWTVETLKVAEPMRRVYKHLVNDLAKRGLLEAKGDGHLPTAKFATAADSATAELNKFIALNPGHLPEGMLCSITCAELGPILRGEKDAVQVLFGGSNSDLLDQFYGDGLLSSHWMAAITSAVNEASRKLPEGRGLRILEVGAGTAGLSAYLLPLLPRGLHSYTFTDVSAGFFPQAAQKLAAFSEVEFKVFNLEQSGLTQGFEADSYDLVIGTNVIHAVADVRATLGYIHELLKPGGSLVFMDVATPQLWTESVFGLTSGWWHLTDRELRPDQPLMQRPQWEAAMKEAGFAETTSIPGLTGPRGGEGQIGLFGRKAWKDSVTTPASEPTIAPATEQSWLVFADKGGLGDQLAARLQSAGIRVRIARRGSEYTAKGNEYTVRADTPADWMTLVTSYADDAPPERMTYLWSLDEPAGRGEGDSALMGIDALLHLTQAIENTTPAAKLRMDLITRGAQPAGQHMGLTNVAQAPSIGVFRVILSEHPNFACRGLDLPPEVADTDSALLWRELLQEHGEREIAIRGEARYVQRIKRGLPVQETTLDRKIPLRLESRERGMLDTLKLTAFSMPVCGDGEVLIEVKAAGMNFRDVLKALALYPAETPDARIFGDEVGGIVVAAGKNVKHVAVGDRVFGLAVYGLSTHTLARGGDVVKIPEGLSFEDAATIPVVFMTSWHALNNVARMRKGEKILIHAGAGGVGMSAIQIALHLGCEVIATAGSASKRALLETLGVKHVVDSRRADFADAVMELTNRKGVDVVLNALAGEAIPMGLSCLSEFGRFIEIGKRDIYQNSRIPLWHLRKNSSFHVVAMDAVFGGDEELTRNLLGEVVELVEKGALRPLPFRAYPACRVDAAFRLMAAGKHIGKVVVTFADAFVNRRGEAPVPGFDVKADGTYLITGGFGGFGRVLSEWLVDCGARNLVLASRSGPSTPEAKDFLDSLAARGVNAQVVKADAGEPADVTRMLQEIEKAGVPLKGIFHLAMVIDDAPMGVLNRERMRTVLAPKALGAWMLHEGTLDQNLDCFVMFSSISSVFGNPAQSNYSGANAFLDSLAHHRRALGLPALTINWGVLGGEGYVARNERVAEFLARQGTSAITPGEVISLLETFLTAGSAQVAAIRVDWAKWRQSFRGLQENPLLEHIFSSGVESAEAGGMTGDWRAKIDAAPADERAPIIAQALREVVGSVLRVKADSLRDDQPLTDLGLDSLMGVEIENLIESTIGVALPPTSLMRARTIGQLAALIGEHLGGASSGTAKPAAAPAVVEAPTSVDEVDLDAISDDDIASLLDDVAEETPAPASKSAPKAGA, from the coding sequence ATGCATAAAGAAGGAATTGCCATTATCGGTATTGGTTGCCGCTTCCCCGGCGGAATCAACGACGTCGAAGCTTTTTGGAAACTTTTGGCGGAGGGACGGGATGCAGTTTGCGAGATCCCACCAGATCGCTGGAACATTGAGCGTTACTATGACGCCGAACCAGGCCTCGCAGGTAAATCCATTGCAAAACGCGGCGGCTTCCTGGATTCCATTGATCAATATGATCCCCAGTTCTTCGGCATATCCCCGCGTGAAGCCCCGTATGTGGATCCACAACAGCGTCTGGTGCTGGAAACCGCCTGGGAGGCCATTGAAGACGCAGGCATCGTTCTGGATTTAGAAAACGGCACGGACATTGGCGTCTTCGTTGGCGTATCCCATACCGACTATCAGGTCATCCAGGGCACACCGTTTGATTCGGTGGGCATCGGCGCTCACTCTTCCACAGGCAGCGCCCACAGCATCGCAGCGAACCGCATTTCTTATTCGCTGAATTTGACCGGCCCCAGCATGTCCATGGATACAGCCTGCTCCTCCGCTCTGACGGCAGTTCATGCGGCGTGTGAACACATCTGGACCGGGCGCGGCACCACCGCGCTGGCAGGCGGCGTGACAGTCATGATCACCCCCGGCGGGTTCATCGGCTTTTCCCAGGCTTCCATGCTGTCTCCAGATGGGATGTGCAAAGCTTTCGATGCAGATGCCAACGGCTTTGTTCGTGCCGAGGGCGCGGGCATGGTCATGCTGAAAAAACTGTCCCAGGCCATCGCCGATGGTGACCCCATTCAGGGCGTGATCCTGGGTACCTCGACCAACCAGGATGGACACACCAATGGCATCTCCCTGCCGAGTCCCGAGGCCCAGGCCCGTCTGGTGAAGGATGCCTGCAAGGACGCTGGCATCAGCCCAAGTGAAATTGGCTATATTGAGGCTCACGGCACAGGAACAGCCGTCGGTGATCCCATCGAGGCGACAGCCCTTTCTGAGGCTCTCTGCGCTGATCGTGAGGAAGACGCACCACTCGCCATGGGTTCGGTCAAAACGAATCTTGGTCATATGGAAACCGCTGCAGGCGTGGCCGGTCTGGTGAAGGCACTGTTGGTGCTGAAGCACGGCCAGATTCCCCCTAGCCTTCACTTCAAAACCCCGAATCCTCACATTGATTTCCAGGCGCTGAAGCTGCGCATCCCGACCACGATGGAGGACTTTCCTGAAACCTACGCAGTGCGTATGGCCGGGGTAAATTCTTTTGGGTTCGGTGGTGCTAACTCGCACGTCATTGTCGCAGAAGCACCGGCCAAACCTCATGTTAAAATGCCAGCTTCCGCTTTTGAGCGGCCCTGGCCTCTGGTGATTTCCGCCCGCTCTGAAGAAGCACTGAAAGCGACTGCCTTCCGTCTCTCCACCTGGATAGAAGATCATGAGAAATCCAATGGCACTTCACCTGTGCTGCCTGATCTCGCCTATACCCTGGGTGCCCGCCGCAACCATCATCAGCACCGCCTTACCATGGTGGCCCGCACCTCGCATGAGGCCATCGCCACACTAAACGCTTTTGGTGTTGGCCAGGAAGTACCGAACGTCCGCAGCGGCTTCTCACCACGTCGGGAAAAAGCAGCTCGCGTTGGCTTCGTCATGAGTGGTCAGGGCCCACAGTGGTGGGGCATGGGCCGCGAGCTCATGAAAAATGAGCCTGTCTTCAGCAAGTCCATGGAAGCCTGTGCCGAAGCGCTGAAACCTTGGGCCAAATTCTCATTGCTGGAAGAACTCGCCCGCGATGAAAAAGATTCCAAGATGAGCATGACGGAGATTGCCCAACCGGCCATCTTTGCCATGCAGGTCTCCCTTTCTGAACTTTGGAAATCCTGGGGCGTTCAGCCTGCAGCGATTGTCGGTCATAGTGTGGGTGAAATCGCCGCCGCCTGCGTGGCCGGTGTACTCAGCTTGGAAGAAGGAGCCAAAGTCATCGCTCTGCGCGCCCGTTTCATGAACGGCTGCGCCCGTGGTGCCGGCACCATGCTGGCTGTGGGCCTGGATGAAGATGCGGCCCTCGCTGCCATCGCCAAGCACGACCGCGTGGTCAGCATCGCTGCCTTCAATGGACCGCGTTCTCTCACTCTCTCCGGTCCTAAAACTTCCCTGGAAGCCATTCAGTCGCAGCTCGAAGCCGAAGGTGTCTTTGCCCGCTTTGTGCGCGTGGACCATCCTTTCCACCATGCCTACATGCAGCCTGCGGCCGATGAGCTTGTCGCCGCTCTGGCAGACCTCAAACCTCGCGATGAAACGGTACCGTTTTTCAGCACCGTCACTGGGGCAAAGATCACGGGCAGCGAATGCGATGCCGGTCACTGGGGACGCGGTATCCGTCAGGCCGTCATGTTTGCACCTGCCGTCAATGCACTGGCGGATTTCGGTGTGGACGTCTGGCTTGAAATCACCGCCCACCCTGCCCTTTCCCTCTCCATTCAGGAATGCCTGGGAGCACGCGGAATGAAAGCCCCCGTCGTTGCCTCCGCACGCCGGGACCGTGAACATGAAGCCATGCTTGAGGCTGCGTTGGAACTTCACCGTGCCTGTGTGGACCTGGACTTCAAGGGCATGACCCCGTCCCGTCACCAGCTCTCCTTGCCGACTTATGCCTGGGACAAGGCACGCTGGTGGAATGAATCTCCAGACTGGCGTGAAGGCCGTCTGGGTTCCGGTGGCAAAGGCTTGCTGGATGTGCGCCTCCCACGCGCCACACCCACATGGATTGCGCGTCTGGACAACCGCCACATGGCCTTCCTGAAGGATCACAAGGTAGAAAGCCACGTCATCTTTCCAGCCGCAGGTTTTGTGGAACTCATTCTCGAAGCCGGAACTCAATATTTCGAAGGCCGTCCATTTGCTGTCGAAGACTTTGAGATCCGCAAACCGCTCATCCTCACAGAGAATCCATCCGGCGTCGTGCTGGAAGTGACCTATGACCCGAACGAGCGTACCTTCACCATCCAGAGCAAATTTGACCAAGGGGCCGCATGGTCTGTGCATGTGGTCGGCTCCATGCGGGGTGAACGCACCGAATCCAATTTCAATACCTCCACCTGGGAGGGTTCCACGGCGGGCCTCACATCTCTGGATGTGACGGATTTCTACCAGCACATGAGTGACCTGGGCCTCCGCTATGGGGATGAATTCCGCGCCGTGCGTGAACTCTGGGCTGCTGGAGGCAAGGCTGCTGGTAAGGTGGCATTGTCAGAGAACATCTCCCACCGTGCAGGTGAATACTGCCTGCATCCCGTACTGCTGGATGGCGCTCTGCACACCTTCTCTGCCGGTTCAAAAACTGTGGAAGATCGCAAGGCCAAGATGAAGCTGCCTGTGCGCTTTGGCCGCATCCTTTACCTGCGCTCACCTGGCGCGGTGACGCATGTGCAAGCCAAAGTGGTCCAGTTTAACGACGAGTTTATTGAGGGTAATATCGGCCTCTACGATGCCTCAGGGAAACCCTGCGTCTTGGTGGATGGTTTCCGCGCCGTCAGCATGGCCGCCGCCCGCCGCGCCGGCACCTCCGGTACCCGTGACCTCCTTTATCACGTGGACTGGGAGCGCACGGAGACCGCAGCAGTCCCCTCTCCTCTGGCCCCCATACCTTTGGCAGAACTGAAACAGGCCGCACAAAAGACGCTGGAAGAAGTTATCTCCGTCCGTGGCAAAACCAAACTGGAAGCTACCATGGCCGCCGAGGATGATCTCGCCGCTGCCCAGATCGCCAGAGGCCTTAGCCAGATGGCATCAGGCCTCACGGCCAAGGACGTCTGGACTGTCGAGACTCTGAAAGTCGCCGAGCCGATGCGCCGGGTGTACAAACATTTGGTTAACGACCTGGCCAAACGCGGCCTGTTGGAAGCCAAAGGCGATGGCCACTTGCCCACTGCCAAATTTGCCACAGCTGCAGATTCTGCCACGGCTGAGCTAAACAAGTTCATTGCCCTCAATCCTGGCCACTTGCCGGAAGGCATGCTCTGCTCCATCACCTGTGCCGAATTAGGGCCTATCCTGCGTGGCGAAAAAGATGCCGTGCAAGTGCTCTTTGGCGGCTCCAACAGCGACCTCCTGGATCAGTTTTATGGTGACGGTTTGCTCTCCAGTCACTGGATGGCCGCTATCACCAGCGCTGTGAATGAAGCCTCAAGGAAGCTTCCTGAAGGTCGTGGCCTGCGCATCCTCGAAGTAGGTGCTGGCACCGCCGGTCTCAGCGCCTACCTGCTGCCGCTGCTGCCACGCGGCTTGCATTCCTATACCTTCACCGATGTTTCCGCCGGGTTCTTCCCGCAGGCAGCTCAGAAACTGGCTGCATTTTCAGAAGTCGAATTCAAAGTCTTCAACCTCGAACAGTCGGGCCTCACCCAAGGCTTCGAAGCTGACAGCTATGACCTCGTCATCGGCACCAACGTCATCCACGCCGTGGCGGATGTCCGCGCGACTCTGGGTTACATTCACGAGCTCCTCAAACCCGGCGGTAGTCTGGTGTTCATGGACGTTGCCACCCCTCAGCTTTGGACGGAAAGCGTCTTCGGCCTAACCAGCGGCTGGTGGCATCTCACCGACCGTGAGCTGCGCCCTGACCAGCCCCTCATGCAGCGCCCCCAGTGGGAAGCCGCCATGAAGGAAGCCGGCTTCGCTGAAACGACCTCCATCCCCGGCCTGACAGGCCCGCGTGGTGGCGAAGGCCAGATCGGCCTTTTCGGTCGCAAAGCCTGGAAGGATTCCGTTACAACTCCAGCCTCCGAGCCAACGATTGCACCAGCGACAGAACAGTCCTGGCTGGTTTTCGCCGACAAAGGAGGCCTCGGAGATCAACTCGCTGCCCGACTCCAATCGGCCGGAATACGGGTGCGCATTGCCCGCCGCGGTTCTGAGTATACGGCTAAAGGAAACGAATACACCGTGCGTGCCGATACACCGGCAGACTGGATGACCCTGGTCACCTCCTATGCTGACGATGCACCTCCAGAACGCATGACCTACCTCTGGTCTCTGGATGAACCCGCAGGCCGGGGCGAGGGCGACTCCGCCCTCATGGGCATCGACGCCCTGCTTCACCTGACCCAGGCCATCGAGAACACCACTCCTGCCGCCAAGCTGCGCATGGACCTCATCACCCGCGGTGCCCAGCCTGCTGGCCAGCACATGGGCCTCACCAATGTCGCCCAGGCACCTTCCATCGGTGTCTTCCGTGTCATTCTCAGCGAGCATCCGAACTTCGCCTGCCGTGGTCTGGATCTCCCACCGGAGGTGGCAGACACTGACTCCGCCCTGCTCTGGCGTGAGCTGCTTCAGGAGCACGGTGAACGCGAAATCGCCATCCGTGGCGAAGCCCGTTACGTGCAGCGCATCAAGCGCGGCCTGCCGGTGCAGGAAACCACCCTTGATCGCAAGATCCCCCTCCGCCTGGAATCCCGCGAGCGTGGCATGCTGGACACCCTGAAATTGACCGCCTTCTCCATGCCCGTTTGTGGTGATGGTGAAGTCCTCATCGAAGTCAAAGCCGCCGGCATGAACTTCCGTGACGTGCTCAAGGCCCTAGCCCTTTATCCGGCTGAAACTCCAGACGCCCGCATCTTCGGTGACGAAGTAGGTGGCATCGTGGTGGCCGCAGGCAAAAACGTCAAACACGTCGCCGTCGGTGATCGTGTCTTCGGTCTGGCCGTCTATGGTTTGTCCACCCACACACTGGCCCGTGGTGGTGATGTGGTGAAGATTCCAGAAGGGCTGTCCTTTGAAGATGCCGCCACCATCCCAGTCGTCTTCATGACCTCCTGGCACGCGCTGAATAACGTGGCCCGCATGCGCAAAGGAGAAAAAATCCTCATCCATGCCGGTGCTGGCGGTGTCGGCATGTCCGCCATTCAGATCGCTCTGCATCTCGGTTGCGAAGTCATCGCCACCGCAGGCAGCGCCTCCAAACGCGCCCTCCTGGAAACCCTCGGCGTGAAACACGTCGTCGATTCCCGCCGTGCCGACTTCGCCGATGCGGTCATGGAACTGACCAACCGCAAAGGGGTGGATGTGGTGCTCAACGCCCTGGCCGGAGAAGCCATCCCCATGGGCCTCTCCTGCCTGTCCGAGTTTGGCCGTTTCATCGAAATCGGCAAACGCGACATCTATCAAAACTCCCGCATTCCCCTGTGGCACTTGCGGAAGAACTCCTCCTTCCACGTCGTGGCCATGGATGCCGTCTTCGGCGGCGATGAAGAACTGACACGCAATTTGTTAGGCGAAGTTGTGGAACTGGTTGAAAAGGGTGCCCTGCGCCCCCTGCCCTTCCGCGCCTATCCCGCCTGCCGTGTGGATGCCGCTTTCCGCCTCATGGCCGCTGGTAAGCACATCGGCAAGGTGGTCGTCACTTTTGCAGACGCCTTTGTGAACCGTCGTGGTGAGGCCCCAGTTCCTGGGTTCGATGTAAAAGCAGACGGCACCTACCTCATCACCGGCGGCTTTGGCGGTTTCGGCCGCGTTCTGTCTGAGTGGCTCGTGGATTGTGGCGCACGCAATCTCGTGCTGGCCAGTCGCAGCGGTCCCTCCACCCCTGAGGCCAAGGACTTCCTGGATTCCCTGGCAGCCCGTGGCGTCAATGCCCAGGTCGTCAAAGCCGATGCAGGCGAGCCTGCGGACGTGACCCGGATGCTTCAGGAAATCGAAAAAGCCGGAGTGCCCCTCAAAGGCATCTTCCATCTGGCCATGGTCATTGATGATGCACCAATGGGCGTGCTGAACCGTGAGCGCATGCGCACCGTTCTTGCTCCAAAAGCCCTCGGTGCCTGGATGTTGCATGAAGGCACCCTGGATCAAAATCTGGACTGCTTTGTCATGTTCTCCTCCATCTCCAGCGTCTTCGGCAATCCGGCCCAGAGCAACTACTCTGGCGCCAATGCCTTCCTGGATTCCCTTGCGCACCATCGCCGTGCGTTAGGCCTGCCAGCCCTCACCATTAACTGGGGCGTGCTGGGGGGTGAAGGTTACGTCGCACGCAATGAACGTGTGGCCGAATTCCTCGCCCGCCAGGGCACCTCCGCCATCACTCCCGGCGAGGTCATCTCCCTGCTCGAGACCTTCCTCACCGCTGGCTCCGCCCAGGTGGCCGCCATCCGTGTGGACTGGGCCAAGTGGCGCCAATCCTTCCGTGGCCTTCAAGAAAATCCCCTCCTGGAACACATCTTCTCCTCTGGAGTCGAAAGCGCCGAAGCGGGTGGTATGACCGGTGACTGGCGCGCAAAAATCGATGCCGCTCCGGCCGATGAACGCGCACCCATCATCGCCCAGGCTCTTCGCGAAGTGGTCGGCTCAGTTCTTCGTGTCAAAGCGGACAGCCTCCGCGATGACCAGCCGCTGACAGATCTCGGACTCGATTCCCTCATGGGCGTCGAGATTGAAAACCTCATCGAAAGCACCATCGGCGTAGCCCTGCCACCCACCAGCCTCATGCGTGCTCGCACCATCGGCCAGCTCGCCGCCCTCATCGGCGAGCATCTCGGTGGCGCTTCCTCAGGCACGGCCAAACCCGCCGCCGCTCCGGCAGTCGTCGAAGCGCCCACCTCCGTGGATGAAGTGGACCTGGACGCCATCTCCGATGACGACATCGCCAGCCTCCTGGACGATGTCGCTGAAGAAACCCCGGCCCCAGCTTCCAAGTCCGCGCCAAAAGCCGGAGCCTGA
- a CDS encoding condensation domain-containing protein, with product MSQDLRANLKQWLESGEIRLQPLSLPQRELWENSPVPPGDIGNHICAFIEVKGNITAEDCTAALRLVVERQEVLRLSFLPGKGQPFQMIRRTGIPAIKYRDLEPDQCTPAGIEGIMDEIFRQPFDMLRGPLYRVEMLQKGPGDLVLVFAIHHSIADGWTLGVFVQDLAGAYIQNKLSGGGPLPSVEMSYTAWAAAERATWQPVELELRAEFWRKHLADTIRLWDRPTDVAQRAGKLAYWASSIPPDLVREIRTLSKNSGTTLFNTLLTAFQTMLAQWTGQTDIVVGSPVANRTRQPAKETMGYFAGVVPLRGKVDTTQSFSTAARAVQDSSMDCFAQAMPFAELVKSLGISQEEGHNPIFDVRFALQNHPVPDVTLPSLSFKLRMRSTGTARFDLACEITEDGDEFEVVWLYRPGLFTLADAEELNRRYQTLLENVSRSPHSPLSAILA from the coding sequence ATGTCCCAAGACCTCCGAGCCAACCTCAAACAGTGGCTGGAAAGCGGTGAAATCCGCCTCCAGCCACTGAGCCTCCCGCAGCGTGAACTGTGGGAAAACTCCCCCGTTCCACCGGGAGACATCGGCAACCACATCTGCGCCTTCATTGAGGTGAAAGGCAACATCACGGCGGAGGATTGCACCGCCGCTCTGCGCTTGGTCGTGGAGCGTCAGGAAGTCCTGCGCCTGTCCTTTCTTCCCGGGAAAGGACAGCCCTTCCAAATGATCCGCCGGACCGGCATACCCGCCATCAAGTATCGGGATCTGGAGCCGGATCAATGCACCCCGGCGGGTATCGAAGGCATCATGGACGAAATCTTTCGTCAGCCCTTCGACATGCTGCGGGGTCCGCTCTATCGCGTGGAAATGCTGCAAAAAGGCCCTGGCGATCTTGTCCTGGTCTTCGCCATCCATCACTCCATTGCCGATGGCTGGACTCTCGGCGTCTTCGTCCAGGACCTCGCTGGCGCTTATATTCAAAACAAGCTCAGTGGCGGGGGTCCTCTCCCCTCCGTGGAAATGTCTTATACCGCCTGGGCCGCAGCCGAGCGCGCCACTTGGCAGCCCGTCGAGTTGGAACTCCGAGCTGAATTTTGGCGCAAGCATCTGGCCGATACCATACGCCTTTGGGACCGCCCAACGGATGTGGCACAGCGAGCTGGAAAGCTTGCCTACTGGGCCTCCAGCATCCCTCCAGACCTTGTCCGGGAGATCCGTACCCTGTCCAAAAATTCCGGCACCACCCTTTTCAATACCCTCCTCACCGCCTTCCAGACCATGCTGGCTCAGTGGACAGGCCAGACAGACATCGTCGTCGGCAGCCCTGTAGCCAATCGTACTCGCCAGCCCGCCAAAGAAACCATGGGTTACTTCGCCGGGGTGGTCCCACTGCGCGGAAAGGTGGATACCACACAAAGCTTCTCCACCGCCGCCCGCGCCGTCCAGGATTCCAGCATGGACTGCTTCGCTCAGGCCATGCCTTTTGCCGAGCTCGTCAAGTCCCTCGGCATCTCGCAGGAGGAAGGTCACAACCCCATTTTCGACGTCCGTTTTGCCCTGCAAAATCACCCCGTTCCGGATGTCACCCTGCCTAGCCTCTCTTTCAAACTGCGCATGCGCTCCACCGGCACCGCACGTTTTGACCTCGCCTGCGAAATCACCGAGGATGGCGATGAATTCGAAGTCGTCTGGCTCTACCGCCCCGGACTTTTTACCCTCGCGGATGCCGAAGAACTGAACCGCAGGTACCAGACCCTTCTGGAAAACGTATCCCGTTCACCCCATAGTCCCCTCTCCGCCATACTGGCCTGA
- a CDS encoding fatty acid desaturase family protein: protein MNATTTSSDPLDLNVKGDLAEPHEPHWISRSAFQILACCLYAVQASLFLALYYNITWLVVLLLFPASHLMHGVLIGFHEASHGLLRKNRRFNEFDGVFIGILSLTSFSLYRAAHQTHHMHLATERDEELWPFVDPKSPRWFRRLAAFLELTFGLWFTPYLFLRTFFRKNSPIRNKRVRKRIWQELIGIVAFWTVVLTAVAWFGLWKYYFCMYLIPAMFAANMQSWRKYVEHVGLSGTSATGATRSIVDEGLTGKILAYSLLHEPFHGLHHRHLGIHHWQLPHRASELTPTTPEETAPYPSYRLAVMDLIRDLADPKVGPHWRTETNASASPASVALPG from the coding sequence ATGAATGCCACAACCACATCCTCCGACCCTCTTGACCTCAATGTGAAAGGTGATCTCGCAGAGCCGCATGAGCCTCATTGGATCAGTCGCTCCGCTTTTCAGATCCTCGCCTGTTGCCTTTATGCGGTGCAGGCATCGCTTTTTCTCGCTCTGTATTACAACATCACCTGGCTGGTCGTGCTCCTCCTCTTCCCAGCCTCCCACCTCATGCATGGCGTCCTCATCGGCTTTCATGAGGCATCTCACGGCCTGCTGCGCAAAAATCGCCGCTTCAATGAATTCGATGGTGTCTTCATCGGCATCCTCAGCCTCACCAGTTTCAGCCTTTATCGCGCCGCCCATCAAACCCATCACATGCATCTCGCCACGGAGCGTGATGAAGAACTCTGGCCGTTTGTGGACCCCAAATCTCCCCGTTGGTTCCGCCGTTTGGCAGCTTTCCTAGAGCTCACCTTCGGCCTTTGGTTCACCCCTTATCTTTTCCTCCGCACCTTTTTCCGGAAGAACTCCCCCATCCGCAACAAGCGCGTTCGCAAACGCATCTGGCAAGAGCTCATCGGCATTGTTGCTTTTTGGACCGTCGTCCTAACCGCCGTCGCTTGGTTTGGCCTCTGGAAATATTACTTCTGCATGTACCTCATTCCCGCCATGTTCGCGGCCAATATGCAGAGCTGGCGCAAATACGTGGAGCATGTCGGCCTCAGCGGCACGTCTGCCACCGGTGCCACTCGCAGCATAGTCGATGAAGGCCTCACCGGTAAAATCCTGGCTTACTCCCTCCTTCACGAGCCCTTTCATGGTCTTCATCACCGCCACCTCGGCATACACCACTGGCAGTTGCCCCACCGCGCCTCCGAGCTCACCCCCACCACACCCGAGGAGACTGCCCCTTATCCCAGTTACCGCCTGGCCGTCATGGACCTCATTCGTGATCTTGCTGACCCAAAAGTAGGGCCGCATTGGCGCACGGAAACGAATGCTTCGGCGTCCCCTGCTTCCGTGGCCCTTCCGGGCTGA
- a CDS encoding ABC transporter ATP-binding protein, whose amino-acid sequence MNPTSAPAGIPSPVYEAIHLKKEYDAGQVQALRGISFKVNAGEFVAITGPSGCGKSTLLQMLGALDRPASGTLNYRGQSLPDVADPSAYRAHEIGFIFQAFHLLPTCTAVENVQIPMFEGKLGMKQRRERAVDLLKQVGLGHRLDHYPGKLSGGERQRVAIARSLANSPTVLLADEPTGNLDSTNATHVLDLLVRLHEEQKMTLIMVTHDMDIARMAGRTILMKDGLLVSDSLNQPVSSLNSPAATA is encoded by the coding sequence ATGAATCCCACCTCAGCGCCAGCAGGTATCCCCAGCCCCGTTTATGAGGCGATCCATTTGAAAAAGGAATACGATGCTGGTCAGGTCCAGGCCCTACGCGGCATCAGTTTCAAAGTGAATGCGGGGGAATTCGTCGCCATCACCGGTCCCAGCGGTTGTGGAAAAAGCACCCTGCTTCAGATGCTCGGCGCATTGGACCGTCCCGCCTCCGGCACTCTCAATTATCGTGGCCAGTCCTTGCCGGATGTCGCGGACCCCTCCGCTTACCGCGCCCATGAGATCGGCTTCATCTTTCAGGCCTTTCATCTCCTCCCCACCTGCACCGCTGTGGAGAATGTACAGATCCCCATGTTTGAGGGCAAGCTGGGCATGAAACAGCGTCGGGAGCGCGCCGTGGATTTGCTAAAACAAGTCGGTCTTGGCCATCGGTTAGACCATTATCCAGGCAAGCTCTCCGGCGGTGAAAGGCAGCGCGTCGCCATCGCCCGCAGCCTGGCCAATTCTCCCACCGTTCTTCTCGCTGATGAGCCCACAGGCAATCTGGACAGCACCAATGCCACGCACGTATTAGACCTCCTGGTGCGGCTGCATGAAGAGCAAAAGATGACCCTCATCATGGTCACCCATGACATGGACATCGCCCGCATGGCCGGGCGCACCATTTTGATGAAGGACGGCCTTCTGGTCTCAGACAGTCTTAACCAGCCCGTTTCATCCCTTAACTCCCCGGCCGCTACAGCATGA